The Xanthomonas fragariae genome has a segment encoding these proteins:
- the glyS gene encoding glycine--tRNA ligase subunit beta: MSEKFPLLIELGTEELPVKALPGLAQAFFDGVLSGLEKRGIAVTRGDAKPLSTPRRLAVLLPGVATEQPEQRSEVLGPYLTIALDAEGKPTRALAGFAAKAGIDWTALERTSDAKGERFVHRAVTPGARTADLLPEILHEAIAAMPIPKPMRWGAHEYTFARPVQWLVLLFGEAVIPAELLGVRGDRITRGHRFMHQGEVSLAAPGDYVDALRAAHVLVDADARRARILDEVEAAARQAGGRARISDDNLEQVVNLVEWPSAVLCSFERDFLAVPQEALIETMEINQKFFPVLDDGGKLTEQFIGIANIVSKDVAEVAKGYERVIRPRFADAKFFFDEDLKQGLEAMGAGLGSVTYQAKLGTVADKVARVAALARLIAPQVGADAEQAARAAQLAKNDLQSRMVNEFPELQGIAGRHYAKAAGEPSEIALAIDEAYQPRFAGDDIALSPLGKVLAIAERLDTLAGGFAAGLKPTGNKDPFALRRNALGLARTVIESGFDLNIRALVEEALTQIAMMESFLKFHARAQASEKAEKDGVKISGIEFDETGVLNGLADELVDFILDRLKGYYADKGVPATHFNAVAALFSGATHGSLHDLDRRIDAIGIFATLPEAEALAAANKRIRNILRKVEGEIPSDIDTSLLREPAEEALAEAVQAAIGDTGDALHRHDYVAVLARLARLRPQVDAFFDGVMVNAEDAQLRANRLALLKKLGDRLGSVAAIEHLSS; encoded by the coding sequence ATGAGCGAAAAATTTCCCCTGCTGATCGAACTGGGTACCGAAGAGCTGCCGGTCAAGGCGCTACCGGGTCTGGCGCAGGCCTTTTTCGACGGCGTGCTGAGCGGGCTGGAAAAGCGCGGCATCGCCGTCACCCGCGGCGATGCCAAACCGCTATCCACCCCGCGCCGCCTGGCGGTGTTGCTGCCGGGCGTGGCCACCGAGCAGCCGGAGCAGCGCTCCGAAGTGCTGGGCCCGTATCTCACCATCGCCCTGGATGCCGAGGGCAAGCCAACCAGGGCGCTGGCCGGTTTCGCTGCAAAAGCTGGCATCGACTGGACTGCGCTTGAGCGCACCAGCGATGCCAAGGGCGAGCGTTTCGTGCATCGCGCGGTGACGCCGGGCGCGCGCACCGCCGATTTACTGCCGGAGATTCTGCATGAGGCGATTGCGGCGATGCCGATCCCCAAGCCGATGCGTTGGGGCGCGCACGAATATACTTTCGCGCGGCCGGTGCAGTGGCTGGTGCTGTTGTTTGGCGAGGCCGTGATTCCTGCCGAATTGCTGGGCGTGCGTGGCGACCGCATCACCCGTGGGCATCGCTTCATGCATCAGGGCGAAGTGTCGCTGGCCGCGCCGGGCGATTATGTCGATGCGCTGCGCGCCGCACATGTGCTGGTGGATGCGGACGCACGCCGTGCGCGCATCCTCGACGAAGTCGAAGCTGCGGCCAGGCAGGCCGGTGGCCGCGCGCGCATCAGCGACGATAATCTGGAGCAGGTGGTCAACCTGGTCGAATGGCCGTCGGCGGTGCTGTGCAGTTTCGAGCGCGATTTCCTTGCGGTGCCGCAGGAAGCGTTGATCGAAACCATGGAGATCAACCAGAAATTCTTCCCGGTGCTGGACGACGGCGGCAAGTTGACCGAGCAGTTCATCGGCATCGCCAATATCGTCTCCAAGGACGTTGCCGAGGTCGCCAAGGGCTACGAGCGGGTGATCCGTCCGCGCTTTGCCGATGCCAAGTTCTTCTTCGACGAAGACCTCAAGCAGGGGCTGGAGGCGATGGGCGCGGGTTTGGGCAGCGTCACTTATCAGGCCAAGCTGGGCACGGTGGCCGACAAAGTTGCGCGCGTAGCTGCGCTGGCACGTTTGATCGCGCCACAGGTAGGAGCCGATGCCGAGCAGGCAGCACGTGCTGCGCAATTGGCCAAGAACGATCTGCAGTCGCGCATGGTCAACGAATTCCCCGAGTTGCAGGGTATCGCCGGGCGGCATTACGCCAAGGCCGCCGGTGAACCGAGCGAGATTGCGCTGGCCATCGACGAAGCCTACCAACCGCGTTTTGCCGGCGATGACATCGCACTGTCGCCGCTGGGCAAGGTGCTGGCGATTGCCGAGCGTCTGGATACGTTGGCCGGTGGGTTTGCGGCCGGGTTGAAGCCGACTGGCAACAAGGATCCGTTTGCACTGCGACGCAATGCGTTGGGATTGGCGCGGACGGTGATTGAGTCGGGGTTTGATCTGAATATCCGTGCACTTGTCGAAGAAGCGCTTACCCAGATTGCAATGATGGAAAGCTTCTTGAAGTTCCATGCACGTGCACAGGCTTCGGAAAAAGCAGAGAAGGACGGAGTAAAGATATCCGGCATCGAGTTCGATGAGACTGGAGTCCTTAATGGCCTCGCCGACGAACTAGTTGACTTCATCCTCGACCGCTTAAAAGGCTACTACGCAGACAAAGGCGTACCTGCCACGCACTTCAACGCAGTTGCTGCATTGTTCTCGGGCGCGACCCACGGATCTCTCCACGACTTGGATCGCCGTATCGATGCGATCGGCATCTTCGCCACGCTGCCCGAAGCCGAAGCATTGGCCGCAGCCAACAAGCGCATCCGCAACATCCTGCGCAAGGTCGAAGGAGAGATCCCCAGCGATATCGACACCAGCCTATTGCGCGAACCAGCCGAAGAAGCGCTGGCCGAAGCGGTGCAAGCGGCCATCGGCGATACCGGCGATGCATTGCACCGTCACGACTATGTCGCCGTGCTCGCGCGCCTGGCGCGTCTGCGCCCACAGGTGGATGCGTTCTTCGATGGGGTGATGGTCAATGCCGAGGATGCGCAATTGCGCGCCAATCGACTCGCCTTGTTGAAGAAGCTCGGCGACCGCCTCGGCAGCGTCGCCGCCATCGAGCATCTGTCTAGCTGA
- a CDS encoding NAD(P)-dependent alcohol dehydrogenase: MSKAYAYAAQIADQPLAPFVFERRKPGPNDVQIDIAYCGVCHSDLHTARNEWHNTLYPSVPGHEIVGRVTAVGDEVTGFKVGDLAGVGCMVDSCRSCASCEEGEEQYCEQGFTGTYNGPMFGGGENTYGGYSDHIVVDQKYVLHISHTDNLAAVAPLLCAGITTYSPLAHWKVGPGQKVGVVGLGGLGHMAVKIAKAMGATVVLFTTSEGKRADALRLGASEVVVSKDQAQMAAQANRLDFILNTVAAPHNLDPFLNALKHDGAMVLVGVPEHAHPSPSVFNLIMKRRTLAGSLIGGIRQTQEMLDFCAKHNIVSDIETIRADQINEAYERMLKSDVKYRFVIDMATLDKAA; the protein is encoded by the coding sequence ATGAGCAAAGCCTACGCTTACGCTGCCCAAATCGCCGACCAACCGCTTGCGCCGTTCGTGTTCGAACGGCGCAAGCCCGGCCCAAACGACGTGCAGATCGACATCGCCTATTGCGGCGTGTGTCACTCGGATCTGCATACCGCACGCAACGAATGGCACAACACGCTTTACCCGTCGGTGCCTGGCCACGAGATCGTCGGCCGCGTGACGGCCGTCGGTGATGAGGTGACAGGCTTCAAGGTCGGCGACCTGGCCGGCGTCGGTTGCATGGTCGACAGCTGTCGCAGCTGTGCCTCCTGCGAGGAAGGCGAAGAACAATATTGCGAGCAGGGCTTCACCGGCACCTACAACGGGCCGATGTTCGGTGGTGGCGAGAACACCTACGGCGGTTATTCCGACCATATCGTGGTCGATCAGAAATACGTGCTGCATATCTCGCATACCGACAACCTGGCCGCCGTCGCACCATTGCTATGCGCCGGCATCACTACCTATTCGCCGCTGGCGCACTGGAAGGTCGGTCCCGGCCAGAAAGTGGGCGTGGTCGGCCTGGGCGGCCTGGGCCACATGGCGGTGAAGATCGCCAAGGCAATGGGCGCTACCGTGGTGCTATTCACCACCTCTGAGGGCAAGCGCGCAGATGCCCTGCGCCTGGGCGCCAGCGAAGTGGTGGTGTCCAAGGACCAAGCGCAAATGGCCGCGCAGGCCAACAGGCTGGACTTCATCCTCAACACCGTGGCCGCGCCGCACAACCTGGACCCGTTTCTCAACGCGCTCAAGCATGACGGGGCGATGGTGCTGGTCGGTGTGCCCGAGCACGCGCATCCCTCGCCGAGCGTGTTCAACCTGATCATGAAGCGCCGCACGCTGGCCGGTTCGTTGATCGGCGGTATCCGCCAGACCCAGGAAATGCTGGATTTCTGTGCCAAGCACAACATCGTCTCGGACATCGAAACAATTCGCGCCGACCAGATCAACGAGGCTTACGAGCGCATGCTCAAGAGCGACGTGAAGTACCGTTTCGTGATCGACATGGCCACACTGGACAAGGCGGCCTGA
- a CDS encoding I78 family peptidase inhibitor, with the protein MRSVLPTTRLACTLVVLAALTACGKPQLDEQEAVSAKAQQAAEQASAPAPAAAPEPPPIGSCDATQVQSLVGQALTDAVSEQARSDAGAKSVRVLKPGQMVSMEFNGERLNLEVDAKNVIASLRCG; encoded by the coding sequence ATGAGGTCTGTCCTGCCTACCACCCGCCTGGCCTGCACTTTGGTCGTGCTGGCTGCATTGACTGCCTGCGGCAAGCCGCAATTGGACGAGCAGGAAGCCGTCTCCGCCAAGGCGCAACAAGCGGCCGAGCAAGCTTCCGCACCGGCACCGGCCGCTGCGCCAGAGCCCCCACCGATCGGCAGCTGCGATGCCACTCAGGTGCAGTCGCTGGTCGGTCAGGCGTTGACCGATGCGGTCAGCGAACAGGCGCGCAGCGATGCTGGCGCCAAGTCGGTGCGCGTACTCAAACCCGGTCAGATGGTGAGCATGGAGTTCAACGGCGAACGGCTCAATCTGGAGGTTGATGCCAAGAACGTCATTGCCTCGCTACGCTGCGGCTGA
- the gltB gene encoding glutamate synthase large subunit: MAPRTRQGLDNDGLYNSARDERDACGFGMVAQLDDQPSRSLVDTAIAALSRMTHRGGVAADGLTGDGCGLLIRKPDAFLHGLARDAGITLGTRYAAGVVFLPLDEGDAARCRAELETQLHTAGVQFCGWRVVPTDHSVCGQLARDTLPRIEQVFVDAGAQQTEDGFTLALFLARRRAEQALLGVDNFYVTTLSPNGISYKGMVLPDKLSTFYPDLQRSDLSSSAIVFHQRFSTNTLPRWPLAHPFRLLAHNGEINTIEGNRRWAQARSKVWQTPRFDIAEFDPVISMHGSDSQSLDNMLELLIAGGMDLLQALRILVPPATQSLEFKDADLAAFYEFYGLNTEPWDGPAGIVACDSRYAACMLDRNGLRPARWMLTSDRHFLVASEAGVWELPVERITRKGKLGPGEMMAIDLKRGDLLDSDAIDRINRARAPYKQWLQQGVTYLQTELIDPSLVEEPFSEQTLRSYHKLFQLSTEEVEQVLRPLAETEQEATGSMGDDTPMAVLSRQTRPLYDYFRQAFAQVTNPPIDPLREGIAMSLTTQLGKETNIFHAGAETVNHVILNSPVLSQRKLRQLLKMEQYVERNRLIDLSYSVEEGLKAGLERICHEVEAAARAGAVMLLLSDRYPVPDRPMAHALLATGAVHHHLCKLGLRCDVNLIIETGTARDPHHMACLLGFGATAVYPYLAYQTLFDLGRRGILQLSKGGEQSQIGRRYRKGIYKGLSKIISKMGICTIASYRGAQLFEIVGLDPDAVELCFADTPARIGGVGLSRLDTEARELTARAWNDQLKPEVGGLLKYVHGGEYHMYNPDVVMTLQRATRTGDAGDWQKYVDAVHSRPASTLRDLVQLKRADTPTPLAEVALAEDLLRRFDTAAISLGALSPEAHEALAIAMNRLGGRSNSGEGGEDPARYGTEKRSKIKQVASGRFGVTPEYLVNAEVLQIKVAQGAKPGEGGQLPGHKVNELIARLRYAKPGIGLISPPPHHDVYSIEDLAQLIYDLKQVNPTALVSVKLVAHAGVGTIAAGVVKAGADLITVSGHDGGTGASPVSSIRYAGVPWELGVAESHQALVANDLRDRTILQTDGGLKTGLDVVKAALLGADSFGFGTAPMIVLGCKYLRICHLNNCATGVATQDERLRAGYFTGLPERVEHFFRLLAEEVRQWLSYLGVRSLDDIVGRTDLLEQLEVSPRAGVKVDLSRLLTYAPYDGSHCAAQRLYDSPDSLATQMDGLLAAAITNKTGGDHRFLIHNTDRSIGARLSGAIARVHGNHGMSDAPLNLRFRGTAGQSFGAFNAGGLQLELEGEANDYVGKGMAGGRLVVRPPRGARFEARSTPIVGNTCLYGATGGELFAAGRAGERFAVRNSGALAVVEGAGDHCCEYMTDGVVLVLGKVGLNFGAGFTGGLAYVLDIERDFVDRYNHELIDIHRVSSEGFENHRQHLHTLITRHRELTGSIWAQQVLDEFRDYIGKFWLVKPKAASIESLTESLRRAA; this comes from the coding sequence ATGGCCCCCCGCACTCGCCAAGGGCTCGACAACGACGGTCTCTACAACAGCGCGCGCGATGAGCGCGACGCCTGTGGGTTTGGCATGGTCGCCCAGTTGGACGACCAACCTTCCCGTTCGCTGGTGGACACCGCGATTGCGGCGCTCTCGCGCATGACCCATCGTGGCGGCGTTGCCGCAGACGGGCTCACCGGCGATGGTTGCGGTCTGCTGATTCGCAAACCCGATGCATTTTTGCATGGGCTGGCGCGCGATGCCGGCATTACCCTGGGTACGCGCTACGCCGCTGGCGTGGTGTTTTTGCCGCTGGACGAGGGCGATGCGGCGCGATGTCGGGCCGAACTGGAAACGCAGTTGCACACTGCCGGCGTGCAGTTCTGCGGCTGGCGCGTGGTCCCCACCGATCACAGCGTGTGCGGCCAGTTGGCACGCGATACCTTGCCGCGCATCGAACAGGTATTCGTCGACGCCGGCGCGCAGCAGACCGAAGACGGCTTCACCCTGGCGCTGTTTCTGGCGCGCCGCCGCGCTGAGCAGGCGCTGCTCGGGGTGGACAACTTCTATGTCACCACCTTGTCGCCCAATGGCATCAGCTACAAGGGCATGGTGCTGCCGGACAAGCTGAGCACGTTCTATCCGGATCTGCAGCGCAGCGATCTGTCCTCCAGCGCGATTGTCTTTCACCAGCGTTTTTCCACCAACACGCTGCCGCGTTGGCCGTTGGCGCATCCTTTTCGGTTGCTGGCGCACAACGGCGAGATCAACACCATCGAAGGCAACCGCCGTTGGGCGCAGGCGCGCAGTAAGGTGTGGCAGACCCCGCGCTTCGATATTGCCGAGTTCGACCCGGTGATCTCCATGCACGGCTCCGATTCGCAGAGCCTGGACAACATGCTCGAGCTGCTGATCGCCGGGGGCATGGACCTGCTGCAGGCGCTGCGCATCCTGGTGCCGCCGGCGACCCAGTCGCTGGAATTCAAGGACGCCGACCTGGCCGCGTTCTACGAGTTCTACGGCCTCAACACCGAGCCGTGGGATGGCCCGGCCGGCATCGTCGCCTGCGACAGCCGCTATGCCGCCTGCATGCTCGATCGCAACGGCCTGCGCCCTGCGCGCTGGATGCTGACCTCGGACCGCCATTTCCTGGTCGCTTCAGAAGCGGGCGTGTGGGAATTGCCGGTCGAGCGCATCACCCGCAAGGGCAAGCTTGGCCCCGGCGAGATGATGGCGATCGATCTCAAGCGCGGCGACCTGCTCGATTCCGATGCCATCGACCGCATCAATCGTGCGCGCGCTCCCTACAAGCAATGGCTGCAGCAGGGCGTGACCTATCTGCAGACCGAGTTGATCGACCCCTCGCTGGTGGAAGAACCCTTCAGCGAACAGACCCTGCGCAGCTACCACAAGCTGTTCCAGCTCAGCACCGAGGAAGTGGAACAGGTGCTGCGCCCGCTGGCCGAAACCGAGCAGGAAGCCACCGGCTCGATGGGCGACGACACACCGATGGCGGTGCTTAGCCGCCAGACCCGGCCGCTGTACGACTATTTCCGCCAGGCATTCGCGCAGGTCACCAACCCGCCGATCGACCCGCTGCGAGAAGGCATTGCGATGTCGCTCACCACCCAGCTCGGCAAGGAGACCAACATCTTTCACGCCGGCGCCGAGACGGTGAACCACGTCATCCTCAACTCGCCTGTGCTGAGCCAGCGTAAGCTGCGTCAGCTGTTGAAAATGGAACAATACGTCGAGCGCAATCGCCTGATCGACCTGTCCTACAGTGTGGAAGAAGGCCTCAAGGCCGGCCTGGAACGCATCTGCCACGAAGTGGAAGCGGCCGCGCGCGCCGGAGCGGTGATGTTGCTGCTGTCCGATCGCTACCCGGTGCCGGATCGGCCGATGGCGCATGCGCTACTGGCCACCGGCGCGGTGCATCACCACCTGTGCAAGCTGGGGCTGCGCTGCGACGTCAACCTGATCATCGAAACCGGCACCGCGCGCGACCCGCATCACATGGCCTGCCTGCTCGGCTTCGGCGCCACTGCGGTGTACCCGTATCTGGCCTACCAGACGCTGTTCGATCTGGGTCGGCGTGGCATCCTGCAGCTGAGCAAGGGCGGCGAGCAGTCGCAGATCGGTCGCCGTTACCGCAAGGGCATCTATAAGGGCCTGTCGAAGATCATTTCGAAGATGGGCATCTGCACCATCGCCAGCTATCGCGGCGCGCAGTTGTTCGAGATCGTCGGGCTGGACCCGGACGCGGTGGAGCTGTGCTTTGCCGATACCCCTGCCCGCATCGGCGGCGTAGGCTTGTCGCGGCTGGACACCGAGGCGCGCGAGCTCACCGCACGCGCCTGGAACGACCAGCTCAAGCCGGAAGTGGGTGGCCTGCTCAAGTACGTGCACGGCGGCGAGTACCACATGTACAACCCCGACGTGGTCATGACGCTGCAACGCGCTACCCGCACCGGCGATGCCGGCGATTGGCAGAAGTACGTGGACGCGGTGCACTCGCGCCCGGCCTCCACGCTGCGCGACTTGGTGCAGCTCAAGCGTGCCGATACGCCGACCCCGCTGGCTGAGGTCGCCCTGGCCGAAGATCTGCTGCGTCGCTTCGATACCGCCGCGATCAGCCTGGGCGCGTTGTCGCCCGAGGCGCACGAAGCACTGGCCATCGCGATGAATCGCCTGGGCGGGCGCAGCAATTCCGGCGAAGGTGGCGAAGACCCGGCCCGCTATGGCACCGAGAAGCGCTCCAAGATCAAGCAGGTGGCCTCGGGCCGCTTCGGTGTGACCCCGGAATACCTGGTCAATGCAGAAGTGCTGCAGATCAAGGTCGCCCAGGGCGCCAAGCCCGGCGAGGGCGGTCAGCTGCCCGGCCACAAGGTCAACGAACTGATCGCGCGGCTGCGTTACGCCAAGCCCGGCATCGGCCTGATCTCGCCGCCCCCGCATCACGACGTCTATTCGATCGAGGATCTGGCCCAGCTGATCTACGACCTCAAGCAGGTCAATCCAACCGCGCTGGTGTCGGTAAAGCTGGTCGCGCATGCCGGCGTCGGCACGATCGCCGCCGGTGTGGTCAAGGCCGGTGCAGACCTGATCACGGTGTCCGGCCACGACGGCGGCACCGGGGCCAGCCCGGTCAGCTCGATCCGCTATGCCGGCGTGCCGTGGGAACTGGGCGTGGCCGAATCGCACCAGGCACTGGTGGCCAATGATCTGCGCGACCGCACCATCCTGCAGACCGATGGCGGCCTGAAGACTGGCCTTGACGTGGTCAAGGCTGCGTTGCTGGGCGCCGACAGCTTCGGCTTCGGCACCGCGCCGATGATCGTGCTGGGCTGCAAGTACCTGCGCATCTGTCACCTCAACAACTGCGCCACCGGCGTGGCCACCCAGGACGAACGCCTGCGCGCGGGCTACTTCACCGGCCTGCCGGAACGGGTGGAGCATTTCTTCCGCCTGCTGGCTGAAGAAGTGCGTCAGTGGCTGTCGTATCTGGGCGTGCGCTCGCTGGACGACATCGTCGGCCGCACCGACCTGCTGGAACAGCTGGAGGTCTCGCCGCGTGCCGGGGTCAAGGTCGATCTGTCCCGACTGCTCACATATGCGCCTTACGACGGCAGCCATTGCGCGGCCCAGCGTCTGTACGACTCTCCGGACAGCCTGGCCACGCAGATGGATGGCCTGCTCGCCGCTGCGATCACCAACAAGACCGGCGGCGACCATCGCTTCCTGATCCACAACACCGACCGCTCGATCGGCGCGCGACTGTCCGGCGCCATCGCGCGCGTGCACGGCAACCACGGCATGAGCGATGCGCCGTTGAACCTGCGCTTCCGCGGCACCGCCGGGCAGAGCTTTGGCGCATTCAACGCCGGTGGCCTGCAGCTGGAGCTGGAAGGCGAAGCCAACGACTACGTCGGCAAGGGCATGGCTGGCGGGCGGTTGGTGGTGCGTCCGCCACGCGGCGCGCGCTTCGAGGCGCGCAGCACGCCGATCGTCGGCAACACCTGCCTGTACGGCGCTACTGGCGGCGAGCTGTTCGCGGCCGGGCGCGCGGGCGAGCGCTTTGCAGTGCGCAACTCCGGCGCCCTGGCGGTGGTGGAAGGCGCAGGCGATCACTGCTGCGAATACATGACCGATGGCGTGGTGCTGGTGCTGGGCAAGGTGGGCCTGAACTTCGGCGCCGGCTTCACCGGCGGCCTAGCCTACGTGCTGGATATCGAACGCGACTTCGTGGACCGCTATAACCACGAGCTGATCGACATCCACCGCGTCTCTTCCGAAGGCTTCGAGAACCATCGCCAGCACCTGCACACCCTGATCACCCGCCACCGCGAGCTGACCGGGAGCATCTGGGCGCAACAGGTCCTAGACGAGTTCCGCGACTACATCGGCAAGTTCTGGCTGGTCAAACCCAAGGCCGCCAGCATTGAGTCGCTGACAGAGTCGCTGCGGCGCGCCGCCTGA
- the glyQ gene encoding glycine--tRNA ligase subunit alpha — MSDFRRVPITFQGLIQTLNQYWADQGCVLIQPLDLEVGAGTFHPATFLRALGPEPWNAAYVQPSRRPTDGRYGENPNRLQRYYQYQVAMKPNPDNIQDLYLGSLQALGIDPLVHDLRFVEDNWESPTLGAWGLGWEVWLNGMEVTQFTYFQQAGGLECKPVLGEITYGLERLCMYLQSCDDVYGLVWTYGPDGTPVSYGDVYHQNEVEQSAYNFEHANVPELLHRFDACEAEARHLVEVGLPLPAYEQVIKASHAFNLLDARRAISVTERQRYILRVRALAQGVAQAYYAQREKLGFPGVKR, encoded by the coding sequence ATGTCCGATTTTCGGCGCGTTCCAATCACGTTCCAGGGCCTGATCCAGACCCTCAACCAGTACTGGGCCGACCAGGGCTGTGTGCTGATCCAGCCGCTGGACCTGGAAGTGGGCGCGGGCACGTTCCATCCGGCCACGTTCCTGCGCGCGCTGGGACCGGAGCCGTGGAATGCGGCCTACGTGCAGCCCTCGCGCCGTCCTACCGATGGCCGTTACGGCGAAAATCCCAATCGCCTGCAGCGCTATTACCAGTATCAGGTGGCGATGAAGCCCAATCCTGACAACATCCAGGATCTGTACCTGGGCTCGTTGCAAGCGCTGGGTATCGACCCTCTGGTGCACGACCTGCGCTTTGTCGAAGACAACTGGGAGTCGCCGACGCTCGGCGCCTGGGGCCTGGGATGGGAAGTCTGGCTCAACGGCATGGAGGTGACCCAGTTCACCTACTTCCAGCAGGCTGGCGGGCTCGAATGCAAGCCGGTGCTCGGCGAGATTACTTACGGATTGGAACGGCTGTGCATGTACTTGCAGAGCTGCGACGACGTCTACGGCTTGGTGTGGACCTACGGGCCGGATGGCACCCCGGTGAGCTATGGCGATGTGTACCACCAGAATGAAGTGGAGCAGAGCGCTTACAACTTCGAGCACGCGAATGTTCCCGAGCTATTGCATCGCTTCGATGCCTGCGAAGCCGAAGCCAGGCATCTGGTCGAGGTTGGGTTGCCGCTGCCGGCGTATGAGCAGGTGATCAAGGCCAGCCACGCGTTCAATCTGCTCGATGCGCGTCGCGCGATCAGCGTCACCGAACGCCAGCGCTATATCCTGCGCGTGCGCGCGTTGGCGCAAGGGGTGGCGCAGGCGTATTACGCGCAGCGCGAGAAGCTGGGCTTTCCCGGGGTCAAACGCTGA
- a CDS encoding FAD-dependent oxidoreductase: MSRKQAFQFLDLPRTMPARIPLELRTSGDWGELYGKFDKADAQYQSGRCLDCGNPYCSWKCPVHNAIPQWLQLVQENRIEEAAALCHSTNPLPEVCGRVCPQDRLCEGSCTLEEFGAVTIGAVEKYIVDTAFKMGWRPDLGNVQPTGWRVAVIGAGPAGLACADRLVRAGIEAVVYDRYEQIGGLLQFGIPSFKLDKSVIGKRREILEGMGVQFRLGVEIGKDVSIEQLLGEFDAVFLGTGAYRYTDGGLPGQDLKNVLPALPFLVQNSRIVSGNDPHGRPIAGWEDQLALPDLNGKRVVVLGGGDTGMDCVRSAIRLGAAKVTCAYRRDEASMPGSAREVANAREEGVRFLFNRQPLSIESGADDEAVGVSVVETRLGEPDASGRRNAVPVEGSESLLGADVVIIAFGFSPTLPDWLAAQGVDASSNGRIVAPTDGNGRLPYQTSNPRLFAGGDCVRGADLVVTAVAEGRDAAGSIVQLLGVKAQVKEPASA, encoded by the coding sequence ATGAGCCGCAAGCAAGCCTTCCAATTCCTCGACCTGCCCCGGACCATGCCCGCGCGTATTCCGCTGGAGCTGCGCACGTCCGGTGACTGGGGCGAGTTGTACGGCAAGTTCGACAAGGCCGACGCGCAATACCAGTCCGGCCGTTGCCTGGACTGCGGCAACCCGTATTGCAGCTGGAAGTGCCCGGTGCACAACGCGATTCCGCAGTGGCTGCAGTTGGTGCAGGAAAACCGCATCGAAGAAGCCGCCGCGCTGTGCCATTCCACCAATCCGCTGCCGGAAGTGTGCGGGCGGGTGTGTCCGCAGGACCGCTTGTGCGAAGGCAGCTGCACACTGGAGGAATTCGGCGCGGTCACCATCGGCGCGGTGGAAAAATACATCGTCGATACCGCCTTCAAGATGGGCTGGCGCCCGGATCTGGGCAACGTGCAGCCGACCGGCTGGCGGGTGGCGGTGATCGGCGCCGGCCCGGCCGGCCTGGCGTGCGCCGACCGCTTGGTGCGCGCCGGGATCGAAGCGGTGGTCTATGACCGTTACGAGCAGATCGGCGGCCTGCTGCAGTTCGGCATTCCCAGCTTCAAGCTGGACAAGTCGGTGATCGGCAAGCGCCGCGAAATTCTCGAAGGCATGGGCGTGCAGTTCCGCCTGGGCGTAGAGATCGGCAAAGACGTCAGCATCGAGCAGTTGCTGGGCGAGTTCGACGCGGTGTTCCTGGGCACCGGCGCGTACCGCTACACCGACGGTGGCCTGCCTGGGCAGGACCTGAAGAACGTGCTGCCGGCGCTGCCGTTCCTGGTGCAGAACAGCCGCATCGTCAGCGGCAACGACCCGCATGGCCGGCCGATCGCCGGCTGGGAAGACCAGCTCGCCCTGCCCGATCTCAACGGCAAGCGCGTGGTGGTGCTGGGCGGTGGCGACACCGGCATGGACTGCGTGCGCAGCGCGATCCGTTTGGGCGCGGCCAAGGTCACCTGCGCATATCGGCGCGACGAAGCCAGCATGCCGGGCTCGGCGCGCGAAGTGGCCAACGCACGCGAAGAAGGCGTGCGCTTTTTGTTCAACCGTCAGCCGCTATCGATCGAATCCGGCGCCGACGACGAAGCGGTCGGCGTGAGCGTGGTGGAAACCAGGCTTGGCGAACCCGACGCCAGCGGGCGCCGTAACGCCGTGCCGGTGGAAGGCAGCGAATCTTTGCTGGGAGCGGATGTGGTCATCATCGCGTTCGGCTTCTCGCCGACCCTGCCCGACTGGTTGGCGGCGCAAGGCGTTGACGCCAGCAGCAATGGCCGCATTGTCGCGCCAACCGACGGCAACGGCCGTCTGCCCTACCAGACCAGCAACCCGCGGCTGTTCGCCGGCGGCGACTGTGTGCGCGGTGCCGACCTGGTGGTGACTGCGGTAGCCGAAGGCCGCGATGCCGCTGGCAGCATCGTGCAGTTGCTGGGCGTCAAGGCGCAGGTAAAAGAACCGGCTTCGGCATAA